Proteins from a genomic interval of Streptomyces sp. NBC_00820:
- a CDS encoding HAD family hydrolase, protein MTDTAGAPGGDEARLLHVFDMDGTLLRRTTASLEISRRLDCLPDLIRLEADFAAGTIDTRGFAAKVHRLWQELTPELAADVFAKAPWIGGLAHVLADIRRRGGRSVVVTMSPDFFADRLKEYGVDEVVASRFPPLPFRTAPDPTGILTPADKVTAVDRIRTALGLGRDSCVAYGDSGSDIPLFRELRRTVAVNADEALRRLARHRYDGDDLRVAYRMALTRPAEHGTPSSPHPKEHQ, encoded by the coding sequence ATGACAGACACCGCCGGTGCTCCCGGAGGAGACGAAGCGCGCCTCCTCCATGTCTTCGACATGGACGGCACCTTGCTGCGTCGCACCACCGCGAGCCTGGAGATATCGCGCCGTCTGGACTGTCTGCCCGATCTGATCCGGCTGGAGGCGGACTTCGCGGCGGGCACGATCGACACCCGCGGTTTCGCGGCGAAGGTCCACCGGCTCTGGCAGGAGCTGACCCCTGAGCTGGCGGCGGACGTCTTCGCCAAGGCGCCCTGGATCGGCGGACTGGCGCACGTGCTCGCGGACATCCGCCGACGCGGTGGGCGCTCGGTCGTGGTCACCATGTCCCCGGACTTCTTCGCGGACCGCCTGAAGGAGTACGGGGTGGACGAGGTGGTGGCCTCCCGCTTCCCCCCGCTGCCGTTCCGTACCGCGCCCGACCCCACGGGAATCCTCACGCCCGCGGACAAGGTCACGGCCGTGGACCGGATCCGTACCGCGCTGGGACTCGGCCGGGACTCCTGCGTCGCCTACGGCGACTCCGGTTCGGACATCCCGCTGTTCCGGGAGCTGCGCCGCACCGTGGCCGTGAACGCCGACGAAGCCCTGCGGCGGCTCGCCCGCCACCGGTACGACGGGGACGATCTGCGAGTGGCCTACCGGATGGCGCTGACCCGGCCGGCCGAACACGGCACGCCCTCCTCCCCCCACCCCAAGGAGCATCAGTGA
- a CDS encoding helix-turn-helix domain-containing protein, translated as MLEQPEFGRRLRQLRRQQGKSQADLTGPGMSATYLSRLESGARPPTSRAVAYLAERLGLPAESFAQPPTSELSDVLATLFTLSGSERSAEIRTMLQSALAESGATDRQTRWQALAQLARLHGALCDYEEERATLEELHRLSDELARPALQVHALIRLARSVRNLGDPLTARRLVRTALRLSEQHHLLVPNTDVTRSRLLLASTEAELGNLAEAARLADEVCDALSRTEGALAAESFWVSATVHTRLGEYTRAAALLQRALAALDSHENLTLWMRLRLAAASLALQTAPPRAAEAEAYLDAVESAVDLVGSPLHRHELLFLRAQLHYRKGDLSAAEELCGRAEKGASLLSYRDRVRLEALRGLLDARTEVPAALDRLRELAMAVQEARMPDLAAEIWRTVAEGSATG; from the coding sequence ATGCTGGAGCAACCGGAGTTCGGCAGGCGTCTGCGACAACTGCGGCGACAGCAGGGCAAGTCCCAGGCCGACCTCACGGGACCCGGCATGTCCGCCACCTATCTGTCGCGCCTGGAGTCCGGCGCCCGTCCGCCCACCTCACGCGCCGTCGCGTATCTCGCGGAGCGGCTCGGCCTCCCCGCAGAATCGTTCGCACAGCCGCCGACGAGTGAACTCAGCGACGTCCTGGCGACGTTGTTCACGCTCTCCGGAAGCGAGCGGAGCGCCGAGATCCGGACCATGCTGCAGAGCGCCCTCGCCGAGTCCGGCGCCACCGACCGGCAGACCCGCTGGCAGGCACTGGCCCAGCTGGCCCGGCTGCACGGTGCGCTCTGCGACTACGAGGAAGAGCGCGCCACCCTCGAGGAGTTGCACCGTCTCAGTGACGAACTGGCACGCCCCGCGCTCCAGGTGCACGCCCTCATCCGGCTGGCCCGTTCCGTGCGCAACCTCGGAGACCCGCTCACGGCCCGCCGGCTCGTCCGGACCGCACTGCGGCTGAGCGAGCAGCACCATCTGCTGGTGCCGAACACCGACGTGACGCGCAGCAGGCTGCTGCTGGCTTCCACCGAGGCCGAGTTGGGGAACCTCGCGGAGGCCGCCCGGCTGGCGGACGAGGTGTGCGACGCGCTGTCCCGCACGGAGGGCGCGCTCGCCGCGGAGTCCTTCTGGGTCTCCGCGACCGTGCACACCCGGCTGGGCGAGTACACCCGGGCGGCGGCTCTGCTCCAGCGTGCCCTCGCCGCGCTGGACAGCCACGAGAACCTGACGCTGTGGATGCGGCTGCGGCTCGCGGCGGCGTCGCTCGCGCTGCAGACCGCCCCGCCGCGAGCCGCGGAGGCCGAGGCGTACCTCGACGCGGTCGAATCCGCGGTCGACCTGGTCGGATCGCCGCTGCACCGCCATGAGCTCCTCTTCCTGCGCGCCCAACTCCACTACCGGAAGGGCGACCTGAGCGCGGCCGAGGAGCTGTGCGGCCGGGCGGAGAAGGGCGCGAGCCTGCTCTCCTACCGCGACCGGGTCCGCCTGGAGGCGCTGCGCGGTCTCCTCGACGCCCGGACCGAGGTCCCCGCGGCCCTGGACCGGCTGCGGGAGCTGGCGATGGCGGTGCAGGAGGCACGTATGCCGGACCTCGCCGCCGAGATCTGGCGCACGGTGGCCGAGGGTTCGGCCACCGGATGA
- a CDS encoding NAD(P)-dependent malic enzyme, whose product MMASQLDGPAVTEDPVLAYHRGGKLTVCATTPLKDADDLSLAYTPGVAKVCTEIARRPELAYDFTWKSSSVAVVSDGTAVLGLGDIGPEASLPVMEGKAILFRQLAGINAVPLVLDCTGVDEIVETVVRLAPAFGGVNLEDISAPRCFEIERRLQERLDIPVFHDDQHGTAVVTLAALWNAVRVTGRRFGDVRAVVAGAGASGVAVARILLDAGIGDIVVCDSKGVVHTGRDDLNPVKRALAADTNRTGLTGTIADAMRGADVFIGLSGSPMAEEPFATMAPDAIVLALSNPDPEILPGRAQRYAAVVGTGRSDFPNQVNNVLAFPGIFAGALRVRATRITEGMKLAAARALADVIGDEATRERILPDSFDARVAPAVAEAVAAAARAEGTARA is encoded by the coding sequence ATGATGGCCAGCCAGTTGGACGGCCCCGCAGTGACCGAGGATCCGGTTCTCGCCTATCACCGGGGCGGCAAGCTCACGGTGTGCGCCACGACGCCGCTCAAGGACGCCGACGACCTCTCGCTCGCGTACACGCCGGGCGTGGCCAAAGTCTGCACCGAGATCGCACGGCGTCCGGAACTCGCGTACGACTTCACCTGGAAGTCCTCGTCGGTGGCCGTCGTCAGCGACGGCACGGCCGTCCTCGGTCTCGGCGACATCGGTCCGGAGGCCTCCCTGCCGGTCATGGAGGGCAAGGCGATCCTGTTCCGGCAGCTGGCCGGGATCAACGCGGTACCGCTCGTTCTGGACTGCACCGGCGTCGACGAGATCGTCGAGACGGTGGTCCGGCTCGCCCCGGCCTTCGGTGGCGTCAATCTGGAGGACATCTCGGCGCCCCGCTGCTTCGAGATCGAGCGCAGGCTCCAGGAGCGGCTGGACATCCCTGTCTTCCACGACGACCAGCACGGCACGGCGGTCGTCACACTCGCCGCCCTGTGGAACGCGGTCCGGGTGACGGGGCGTCGGTTCGGCGACGTGCGGGCCGTGGTGGCCGGGGCGGGTGCCTCGGGCGTCGCGGTCGCCAGGATCCTGCTGGACGCGGGCATCGGCGACATCGTGGTGTGCGACAGCAAGGGTGTCGTCCACACGGGGCGGGACGACCTGAACCCGGTGAAACGGGCGCTCGCCGCCGACACCAACCGGACGGGGCTCACCGGCACGATCGCCGACGCCATGCGCGGCGCCGACGTCTTCATCGGACTGTCCGGCAGTCCCATGGCCGAGGAACCCTTCGCCACGATGGCGCCCGACGCGATCGTCCTGGCGCTGTCCAACCCGGATCCGGAGATCCTGCCCGGCCGCGCCCAGCGGTACGCGGCCGTCGTGGGAACGGGCCGCTCCGATTTCCCCAACCAGGTCAACAACGTCCTGGCGTTCCCCGGCATCTTCGCCGGAGCGCTCCGGGTACGGGCCACGCGCATCACCGAGGGGATGAAGCTGGCCGCCGCGAGGGCACTGGCGGACGTGATCGGCGACGAGGCGACCCGCGAGCGGATCCTGCCGGACTCCTTCGACGCCCGTGTGGCGCCGGCCGTCGCCGAGGCGGTCGCGGCGGCCGCCCGGGCGGAGGGGACGGCCCGCGCCTGA
- a CDS encoding adenylosuccinate synthase, with protein sequence MTLHAVVGINWGDEGKGRMIDYLARDADLVVRYQGGNNAGHTVINDLGTFKLRLVPSGIFQPGTVNVIGPGTAVDPESLDGELAELLERGIDTSGLLVSDRATVVFPFHRDQDAWEEERLADRHFGSTRRGIAPVYGDRHLKRAVVLGELFDEELLRERLAPVVEWKNLAHATLYPDRPAISLDGMVKWGLEYGRRLRPYVRDVLPELAAAERRGAHIMCEAQLGALRDILHGIYPYTTSASTLAGYAPVGSGLPGAPLARVTGVMKAFSTCVGEGPFVTEEHGEWADALRKASGEYGVNTGRPRRIGHFDAVASRYGVLLQGAGELALTKLDSLSGLPELRICTSYEIDGRTTGDFPLTHLLDRARPRYETLPGWDEDLTGVRDFAELPPAAAAYVLRVEELVRARIRYVSVGPERDQLIDRGPHGC encoded by the coding sequence ATGACGCTGCACGCTGTCGTCGGCATCAACTGGGGCGACGAGGGGAAGGGCCGGATGATCGACTACCTGGCCCGGGACGCGGACCTGGTCGTCCGCTACCAGGGCGGGAACAACGCCGGCCACACGGTCATCAACGACCTCGGCACCTTCAAGCTGCGGCTGGTCCCCTCCGGCATCTTCCAGCCCGGAACCGTCAACGTGATCGGCCCCGGGACCGCCGTCGACCCGGAGTCCCTCGACGGCGAACTCGCCGAGCTGCTGGAGCGCGGCATCGACACCTCGGGGCTGCTGGTCTCCGACCGTGCCACCGTCGTCTTCCCCTTCCACCGCGACCAGGACGCCTGGGAGGAGGAGCGGCTCGCCGACCGCCACTTCGGCTCCACCCGCCGGGGCATCGCCCCCGTATACGGCGACCGCCACCTCAAGCGGGCCGTCGTCCTCGGCGAACTGTTCGACGAGGAACTGCTGCGCGAACGCCTGGCGCCGGTCGTCGAGTGGAAGAACCTCGCGCACGCCACGCTCTACCCCGACCGCCCGGCGATCTCCCTCGACGGCATGGTCAAGTGGGGGCTGGAGTACGGCAGGCGGCTGCGGCCGTACGTCCGTGACGTCCTCCCCGAACTCGCCGCCGCCGAGCGGCGCGGCGCGCACATCATGTGCGAGGCCCAGCTCGGCGCGCTCCGCGACATCCTGCACGGGATCTATCCGTACACGACGTCCGCCAGCACCCTCGCCGGCTACGCCCCCGTCGGCTCCGGACTGCCCGGCGCCCCGCTCGCCCGCGTCACCGGTGTGATGAAGGCGTTCTCCACCTGTGTCGGCGAGGGCCCCTTCGTCACCGAGGAGCACGGCGAGTGGGCCGACGCCCTGCGGAAGGCCTCGGGGGAGTACGGCGTCAACACCGGCCGGCCGCGCCGCATCGGCCACTTCGACGCCGTCGCCTCCCGCTACGGTGTGCTCCTCCAGGGCGCCGGCGAACTCGCCCTGACCAAGCTGGACAGCCTCAGCGGGCTGCCCGAGCTGCGGATCTGCACCTCGTACGAGATCGACGGGCGGACCACCGGCGACTTCCCGCTGACCCATCTCCTCGACCGCGCGCGGCCCCGCTACGAGACCCTGCCCGGCTGGGACGAGGACCTCACCGGCGTACGGGACTTCGCGGAGCTGCCGCCCGCCGCCGCGGCGTACGTCCTGCGCGTCGAGGAGCTGGTCCGCGCCCGGATCAGGTACGTCTCCGTCGGCCCCGAGCGGGACCAGCTCATCGACCGCGGTCCGCACGGGTGCTGA
- a CDS encoding FAD/NAD(P)-binding protein, with translation MSAENEIVPPPGAAHRFAVVGMGATGVGVFVALVRSLVAGGRAAGAEVHIFETKERLGAGVAYSTPHDCHLLNMRASTMSVHPDDPDHFVRWLSAHPGAGPAVESEYVPRRLFAEYLQEFFEEALVEARQCGIKVRTHKSVVSDCREDARGVHLIAGLDHFVFGRVFLCLGDLPSTAYLEFTKLPTYVHSMWQGAGLETIAPDATVGILGTSLTAVDALLQLRGAGHRGAITCFSRRRALPKVQGPSVRYTLRHVTEENLGRLTDGFTRQLEFAEVAELFRRELEDGLGLAIDWKRVLARPAETFTHTLARDVERAERGQTLWYSILDATSEIVPLVWRTMSAGARASFMTEHLSIWSMFRHCMPLDNARRLLGMATDGAFTVASELSAVSYDEEDAVFQVSAGGTTHRVRWLVNATGTGFALDCSDSSLIQNMLMRGDITPHPLGGIDVDFDSLRVLRRDGSHSARAHYIGPLTRGVHFYTNSFETNLANAHSAVAAALN, from the coding sequence ATGTCAGCCGAAAACGAGATAGTGCCGCCGCCCGGCGCAGCGCACAGGTTCGCGGTCGTGGGCATGGGGGCGACGGGCGTCGGTGTCTTCGTCGCCCTCGTCCGCTCGCTGGTCGCGGGCGGACGCGCGGCCGGAGCCGAGGTCCACATCTTCGAGACCAAGGAACGCCTCGGCGCCGGCGTCGCCTACAGCACACCCCACGACTGCCACCTGCTGAACATGCGCGCCTCCACCATGAGTGTGCACCCCGACGACCCGGACCACTTCGTGCGCTGGCTGTCCGCCCACCCGGGCGCCGGGCCGGCCGTCGAGAGCGAGTACGTGCCGCGACGGCTGTTCGCCGAGTACCTCCAGGAGTTCTTCGAGGAGGCGCTCGTCGAGGCCCGGCAGTGCGGCATCAAGGTGCGCACCCACAAGTCCGTGGTGAGCGACTGCCGCGAGGACGCCCGCGGGGTGCACCTGATCGCGGGACTCGACCACTTCGTCTTCGGCCGGGTCTTCCTGTGCCTGGGCGACCTGCCCTCCACGGCGTACCTGGAGTTCACCAAGCTCCCCACCTACGTCCACTCCATGTGGCAGGGCGCCGGCCTGGAGACGATCGCCCCGGACGCCACCGTCGGCATCCTCGGCACCAGCCTCACCGCCGTGGACGCCCTGCTCCAGCTGCGGGGCGCCGGACACCGGGGCGCCATCACCTGCTTCTCCCGGCGCCGCGCGCTGCCCAAGGTGCAGGGCCCCAGCGTCCGGTACACCCTGCGGCACGTCACCGAGGAGAATCTGGGCCGGCTCACCGACGGCTTCACCCGGCAGCTGGAGTTCGCCGAAGTGGCCGAGCTGTTCCGGCGCGAGCTGGAGGACGGACTGGGGCTCGCCATCGACTGGAAGCGGGTGCTGGCCCGGCCCGCGGAAACCTTCACGCACACCCTGGCCAGGGACGTCGAGCGCGCCGAGCGGGGCCAGACCCTGTGGTACTCGATCCTCGACGCGACCTCCGAGATCGTCCCGCTGGTGTGGCGGACCATGTCGGCCGGGGCCCGCGCCTCGTTCATGACCGAGCACCTGTCGATCTGGTCGATGTTCCGCCACTGCATGCCGCTGGACAACGCCCGCCGCCTCCTCGGCATGGCCACCGACGGAGCGTTCACCGTGGCCAGCGAGCTCTCCGCGGTGTCGTACGACGAGGAGGACGCCGTCTTCCAAGTCTCTGCGGGCGGCACCACGCACCGCGTGCGCTGGCTGGTCAACGCCACCGGCACCGGCTTCGCCCTGGACTGCAGCGACTCCTCACTGATCCAGAACATGCTGATGCGCGGCGACATCACCCCGCATCCGCTCGGCGGCATCGACGTCGACTTCGACTCCCTGCGCGTGCTGCGCCGCGACGGCTCGCACTCCGCACGCGCCCACTACATCGGTCCCCTCACCCGGGGCGTGCACTTCTACACCAACTCCTTCGAGACGAACCTCGCCAACGCCCACAGCGCCGTGGCCGCGGCGCTGAACTGA
- a CDS encoding formyltransferase family protein: MRVAFLVGNDLTSHLIVGQLLDDVVRAGHTPYVCYTHQRPDPAAEPELRELFTYERTLLGAYVHPYLDSLPAPLHGALLSPAGIAKLYREKAVVRVVEDVNAPDFIAYLAAQDVRAAFSVRCYQKFRAPLIDHFRPEPGAPALFANLHPGILPAYRGVLTFARSMLHGEREAGFTLHRVNEEWDAGGIVSVVTAPLDYGRSVLENMAGQRGTAAALVRDAIETAAADGNWTDRPQDLDQAGYYSHLRRADLDELHRKGIELCRPRAVIDLLTGAYTPPGSPERLELGGILTGVTSRRPDTAGVPA; encoded by the coding sequence ATGCGCGTGGCGTTCCTCGTCGGCAACGACCTCACCTCCCACCTCATCGTCGGACAACTCCTCGACGACGTCGTCAGGGCCGGTCACACGCCGTACGTCTGCTACACCCACCAGCGGCCCGACCCCGCCGCCGAACCCGAACTGCGCGAGCTGTTCACCTACGAGCGCACCCTGCTCGGCGCCTACGTCCATCCCTACCTCGACAGCCTCCCGGCTCCGCTGCACGGCGCCCTGCTGTCGCCGGCCGGGATCGCCAAGCTGTACCGCGAGAAGGCGGTCGTCCGCGTCGTCGAGGACGTCAACGCCCCCGACTTCATCGCCTACCTGGCCGCACAGGACGTGCGCGCGGCGTTCTCCGTGCGCTGCTACCAGAAGTTCCGCGCACCGCTGATCGACCACTTCCGGCCCGAGCCCGGCGCCCCCGCCCTCTTCGCCAACCTCCACCCCGGCATCCTTCCCGCCTACCGAGGCGTACTGACCTTCGCCCGCTCCATGCTGCACGGCGAACGCGAGGCCGGGTTCACCCTGCACCGCGTCAACGAGGAGTGGGACGCGGGAGGGATCGTCTCCGTCGTCACCGCCCCGCTGGACTACGGCCGTTCGGTCCTGGAGAACATGGCCGGCCAGCGCGGCACGGCCGCGGCGCTGGTGCGCGACGCGATCGAGACCGCCGCCGCCGACGGGAACTGGACGGACCGCCCGCAGGACCTCGACCAGGCGGGCTACTACTCCCACCTGCGCCGCGCGGACCTCGACGAACTGCACCGCAAGGGCATCGAACTCTGCCGCCCCCGCGCCGTCATCGACCTGCTCACCGGCGCCTACACACCGCCCGGTTCGCCGGAGCGCCTCGAACTCGGCGGCATTCTCACCGGAGTCACCAGCCGCCGCCCCGACACCGCCGGCGTACCGGCCTGA
- a CDS encoding thioesterase domain-containing protein, giving the protein MALDRDEIVQTVSEIWEELLDVDVDEDDDFFDLGGYSLLIVNVVTEARKRGLELSANDIYTHKTPAGLADALSAQAAPADGPADPDFSTVWESGLSPLGTEPSATLVRLAEGTGTPVFTFHWGTGNVRFMGGLVDSFRGERPVYGLEMVGMWSRERPALSLVEMASRYLREIRTVQPEGPYLFVGPCAGGRIAYEIGRQLEERGEEVAVLAVVNTMPPGTTELDAAWGLRELYEFRLAALRERFGVPDLLTDTERLMRGMAEIAWLDEGVDPADLHWRQAVWAAGIFAQEHYEPRPYGGEVTVFQLAEHADRPEADWGRVAAATETHTYESQGTLPLLRDASFAQDLAKKLAAYAG; this is encoded by the coding sequence ATGGCCCTCGACCGTGACGAGATCGTGCAGACCGTCAGCGAGATCTGGGAGGAACTCCTCGACGTCGACGTCGACGAGGACGACGACTTCTTCGACCTTGGCGGCTACTCACTGCTCATCGTCAACGTCGTCACCGAGGCCCGCAAGCGCGGTCTGGAACTCTCGGCGAACGACATCTACACCCACAAGACCCCGGCCGGCCTGGCCGACGCGCTGAGCGCGCAGGCGGCCCCGGCCGACGGCCCGGCGGACCCCGACTTCAGCACCGTCTGGGAGAGCGGCCTCAGCCCCCTCGGGACCGAGCCGTCGGCGACGCTCGTCCGCCTCGCGGAGGGCACCGGCACGCCCGTGTTCACCTTCCACTGGGGCACCGGCAACGTCCGCTTCATGGGCGGTCTCGTCGACTCCTTCCGCGGTGAACGGCCTGTGTACGGGCTGGAGATGGTCGGCATGTGGAGCCGCGAACGGCCCGCGCTGTCCCTGGTCGAGATGGCCTCCCGCTACCTGCGCGAGATCCGTACCGTGCAGCCCGAGGGCCCGTACCTCTTCGTCGGACCGTGCGCCGGTGGCCGCATCGCCTACGAGATCGGCCGCCAACTGGAGGAGCGCGGCGAGGAGGTCGCCGTGCTCGCCGTGGTCAACACCATGCCGCCCGGCACCACCGAGCTGGACGCCGCATGGGGCCTGCGCGAGCTGTACGAGTTCCGGCTCGCCGCCCTGCGCGAGCGATTCGGCGTACCGGACCTGCTGACCGACACCGAACGCCTGATGCGCGGCATGGCCGAGATCGCCTGGCTCGACGAGGGAGTCGACCCGGCCGACCTGCACTGGCGGCAGGCGGTGTGGGCCGCCGGCATCTTCGCCCAGGAGCACTACGAGCCGCGCCCGTACGGCGGTGAGGTCACCGTCTTCCAACTGGCCGAGCACGCCGACCGCCCCGAGGCCGACTGGGGCCGGGTCGCCGCCGCCACCGAGACGCACACCTACGAGTCGCAGGGCACGCTGCCGCTGCTGCGCGATGCCTCCTTCGCCCAGGACCTCGCCAAGAAGCTCGCCGCGTACGCGGGCTGA
- a CDS encoding MFS transporter, with translation MAGNRVVTAVRGWASETVPAPGPARGLAVLAVVQSVGFGLFLSSSAIFFRRSVGLTAGQVGLGLSVAGLAGLLCTVPIGRLADRYGARGPLLVLYAALAVLFTGYCAVGGFAGFVALACAISVCETSSHPLRMTLTHEVFEAEARVRVSAQMRSLFNLGFMLGAAAAGGALAAGGRDAFVAVILLTAAAHACCAVLTGRMPGRPAEPLPEPAQGAKKRSGLRDVRYVTLALLCGVLELYQPILTVALPLWIIGRTHAPGAVNSVLLMLDTVLVIVFQVTASRGADTASGAARLLRRSGILLAVCCLVFALTQGTGALVAVPLLLLGTAVLVLGELGQAAGSWGLSLHLPPPGRQGEYQGVFALGRGLQQTAGPYLVTVLAVGQGRLGWTALAVLLLLAGLACPPLARAAEKARAGDANADAARPAEPVAS, from the coding sequence GTGGCAGGCAACAGGGTCGTGACGGCCGTCCGCGGCTGGGCCTCCGAGACGGTGCCGGCTCCCGGGCCGGCCCGCGGGCTGGCCGTGCTGGCCGTGGTGCAGTCCGTCGGCTTCGGCCTCTTCCTCAGCTCCAGCGCCATCTTCTTCCGCCGGTCCGTCGGACTGACCGCCGGACAGGTCGGCCTCGGGCTCTCCGTCGCCGGGCTCGCCGGACTGCTGTGCACCGTGCCGATCGGCAGGCTCGCCGACCGCTACGGCGCGCGCGGCCCGTTGCTCGTCCTCTACGCCGCCCTGGCGGTGCTGTTCACCGGCTACTGCGCGGTCGGCGGCTTCGCCGGATTCGTAGCCCTCGCCTGCGCGATCTCCGTGTGCGAGACGTCCTCGCACCCGCTGCGGATGACGCTCACCCACGAGGTGTTCGAGGCGGAGGCCCGGGTACGGGTCAGCGCCCAGATGCGGTCCCTGTTCAACCTCGGCTTCATGCTCGGCGCGGCGGCGGCGGGCGGGGCGCTCGCGGCCGGCGGCCGGGACGCCTTCGTCGCGGTGATCCTGCTGACGGCCGCCGCGCACGCCTGCTGCGCCGTGCTGACCGGCAGAATGCCTGGGCGGCCCGCGGAGCCGCTCCCCGAACCTGCGCAGGGCGCGAAGAAGCGGTCCGGTCTGCGCGACGTCCGGTACGTCACGCTGGCCCTGCTGTGCGGCGTACTGGAGCTCTACCAGCCCATTCTCACCGTCGCGCTGCCGCTGTGGATCATCGGCCGTACGCATGCCCCCGGTGCCGTCAACTCCGTGCTGCTGATGCTCGACACGGTGCTCGTGATCGTCTTCCAGGTGACCGCGAGCCGGGGGGCCGACACCGCGTCCGGTGCCGCCCGGCTGCTGCGCCGCTCCGGAATCCTGCTCGCCGTCTGCTGTCTGGTGTTCGCGCTCACCCAGGGCACGGGCGCGCTGGTCGCCGTACCGCTGCTGCTGCTCGGCACGGCGGTCCTGGTGCTCGGCGAACTCGGTCAGGCGGCCGGCTCCTGGGGGCTGTCCCTGCATCTGCCGCCGCCCGGCCGGCAGGGCGAGTACCAGGGCGTGTTCGCCCTCGGCCGCGGCCTGCAGCAGACCGCGGGGCCCTACCTGGTCACCGTGCTCGCGGTGGGGCAGGGGCGGCTCGGCTGGACGGCCCTCGCCGTCCTGCTCCTCCTGGCGGGCCTCGCCTGCCCGCCGCTGGCCCGGGCGGCGGAGAAGGCACGGGCCGGTGACGCGAACGCGGACGCGGCCCGCCCGGCCGAGCCCGTCGCGTCCTGA